Part of the Candidatus Delongbacteria bacterium genome, CTGTTCGTGCAGGGCCAGGCGCGACTGCTCGGCCTGTTCGGCAGCCTCGCGGCTCTGCTGCAGGGCCGTGCCGATGTGTTCCACCATCTGGTTGAATGCGCCGGAGAGTTCGCCCAGCTCGTCGGACGTGGTCACGGGCACACGCACATCGGTCTCTCCACCGGTGACCTTGCCCGCGAAGTCCTTCAACAGGGCGATGGGTTTCAGAATCGTGGTGATGCGTGCCAGCGTGAACAGGATCACGCTTGCCCCCAGCAGACAGAAGAACAGACTCATCCAGAACAGCCGCGTGGCCTCACCGAGGATCGCCTTGCGCGGCAGGCTGGCCAGCAGTACCAGTTCGGGCGCATTGGCACGTTCGCCCAGAGTGCCCAGAGTCAGCGGTTCGTAGAGTGCGAAGACCTTTCTGCCCTCGGCGGTGACTTTGGTGATCTGGCCGTTCTGGGTGCTGTCGGCCAGGAAGCTTCTGAACGCCTCGGTCATGCCGGCATGGCTCCCGGCATTGCCCTCGATCGTGTCCAGCAGCAGTCGGGTGTTCTTGCGGTCGACACACATCAGTTCGGTGCCCGTGAGGCCGCGCCCGGCCATGTCGGTCGCGATGTCGGACAGCCGATCCGAGATCGAGGCCATGTCCAGCCAGGCCACCAGAAAGCCGTTGCTGTCGCCGGAAAAGCTCTGGCAGGCGAAGCTCAGACAGAAGCCACCTTCGTCCAGCGCGCCCAGATTGCGACCTTCGGCCGCCGTCTCGAAGCTCAGGCACTGGGCGCCGGGACTGAGGCCCAGCCCGGCGGCAAAGTCCAGCCGCTGCCCACGGAGTTCCTCGAGCTCGCCGGACCGGCCTGCCGCCCGCAGGATCGTTCCATCCGTATCACAGAGCATCAGCCCGGTGATACCATCCTGGGTGGACAGCATCTCGCCGAAACGGGCGACCAGATCATCCACCGTGTCGAACTCGATCGACATGCCGTAGATGTCTTCCTGAACCCAGCCCTGGAAGCGCTGGACCTGCTGATCCAGGTAGTTTCCAATCGTTTCGCCCGTGCTGTGCATCGAGAACCCCGCCAGATTGCGGGCCCCGTCAAGGGCCTGCCTGCGGGCGCTCGAGTAGTACATGATGTTGATCATGAGAATGATCAGCAGGGTGGGCGACACCGCCAGCATCACCTTGTGTCCGATGGTGCCGCGGGCGGGAATCCGGAGAGTGCTTCTGAAGTCCGTCATGATGAGTCGTCCTGCAAGCGAATGGAATCAACCGGTGGTCAGGAACGCAATCCACGGGCGGAGCCGCACTGGCGCCACTCCGCCCGTGGACGTCACGCGATCAGTTGAGTGCTTCAAGCGTGGTGGGCAGACCGGCGGCCTTGCGGGTGGCGTCCCATTCGGCACGCGTCTTGAAGGCCTTGCTGCCGTTCATGGTGGCGATGATCTCGAAGTAGTCCAGCTTGTACTTGTCCTTCAGCACCTCGGCTTCCGGCTTGCAGCGCACGGCGTAGACCGTCTGGATCGACTGATGGTCGAAGTCGCGCCAGACCTGCTGGTCCTTGAGCATGGTGTAGGCGTGGCCCTCGAGTTGTTCGATCACGCCCTTGTCATCAAAACTGCCCGCGCGCTCGACCGCCAGTTTGTACTGGAAGAGGATCGTGTAGGCCGACCCGCCCGAGCTGCTGGGATAGCGCCCGTACTCGGCGGCATAACTGTTGACGAATTCCTTGCCCTGCGGGTAGTTCTTGGCAAAGGGAACCTGCCAGCACCAGGGCAGCGCACCGACCACGCCTTCCATCACCTTGGGGCCCCCGCCTTCGGCCATGCCCAGAGTCAGGTTGGGTACCACGATCTGCATCTGGGTCTTCAGGCCCATGCTGGTGGCCAGGCGCACCGCGTTGACCATGTCGTCACCGAAGAGCACCAGCACCAGCACATCGGGCTTGATTATCTTGGCAAAGCTCAGCGCCTTCTTGAAATCGGCTTCGGTGGCACCGGGGAAGGGGGTCTTGACACCCTTGTGGGCCGCCTTGTCCTCGGTGCGGGTGAACTTCCTGAATGACTCCTCCGTGGAATGCCCCCAGGTGTAGTCGGCCGTGATGTAGGCGTAGCTCTTGCCGGAGAAATTCTGGTTCATGTAGTCGGCAAGGACCTTGGCCGCGGACCAGGAGTCGTAGCATTCGCGGAATGTGTGACGATGCGCCTTGGTGTCGGTGGTCTCGTTGGAATAGGTCAGGGTGCCGAAGAACGGCACCTTGTACTGCTCGCAGACCTCGCCCACCGCGACGGCCACGCCGCTGGAAGACCCGCCGAAGATCATCTTCACGCCATCCTTGGTGATCAGATCGGTGGCGTTCTGGCGCGAGAGATCCGCCCTGGACTGACTGTCCTTCCAGACCAGTTCCACCTGTTCACCCAGGATGCCGCCCCCGGCGTTGATCTGCGACACCGCCAGATTGGCGGCACGCCACTGATCC contains:
- a CDS encoding methyl-accepting chemotaxis protein, whose protein sequence is MTDFRSTLRIPARGTIGHKVMLAVSPTLLIILMINIMYYSSARRQALDGARNLAGFSMHSTGETIGNYLDQQVQRFQGWVQEDIYGMSIEFDTVDDLVARFGEMLSTQDGITGLMLCDTDGTILRAAGRSGELEELRGQRLDFAAGLGLSPGAQCLSFETAAEGRNLGALDEGGFCLSFACQSFSGDSNGFLVAWLDMASISDRLSDIATDMAGRGLTGTELMCVDRKNTRLLLDTIEGNAGSHAGMTEAFRSFLADSTQNGQITKVTAEGRKVFALYEPLTLGTLGERANAPELVLLASLPRKAILGEATRLFWMSLFFCLLGASVILFTLARITTILKPIALLKDFAGKVTGGETDVRVPVTTSDELGELSGAFNQMVEHIGTALQQSREAAEQAEQSRLALHEQQATITRAAEDSQLAAEEATRAKAAIEQQEAYLNQSVIRILDGVNRFAEGDLSVNIAVEREDAIGRLCQGINHAVENTSGVIQLLGRFMQDLESASHDIRGTSDGMGEKARTTLAEAADTVNALQQVNESTTAAAAATSEMGASIREISVNAQVAATTASDAVNSARETNETIERLGVSSEEIGKVITVISTIAGQTNLLALNATIEAARAGEAGKGFAVVAN
- a CDS encoding substrate-binding protein; its protein translation is MNACKTLMMALLGCTVMVSAAEAVKIGLNYPKTGPYSVQGLDQWRAANLAVSQINAGGGILGEQVELVWKDSQSRADLSRQNATDLITKDGVKMIFGGSSSGVAVAVGEVCEQYKVPFFGTLTYSNETTDTKAHRHTFRECYDSWSAAKVLADYMNQNFSGKSYAYITADYTWGHSTEESFRKFTRTEDKAAHKGVKTPFPGATEADFKKALSFAKIIKPDVLVLVLFGDDMVNAVRLATSMGLKTQMQIVVPNLTLGMAEGGGPKVMEGVVGALPWCWQVPFAKNYPQGKEFVNSYAAEYGRYPSSSGGSAYTILFQYKLAVERAGSFDDKGVIEQLEGHAYTMLKDQQVWRDFDHQSIQTVYAVRCKPEAEVLKDKYKLDYFEIIATMNGSKAFKTRAEWDATRKAAGLPTTLEALN